The sequence below is a genomic window from Lolium perenne isolate Kyuss_39 chromosome 4, Kyuss_2.0, whole genome shotgun sequence.
ACTCCGACGACCCGACGACGCAGTCACTCATCAGAGATGAGGTTGCGAAGTGGCAGCAGAACGGGGCTCGAAttctctaccggcatcgtgtgctCAGGGATGGGTACAAGGCTGGGAACCTCAAGTCCGCCATGGGCTGCAGCTACGTCAAGGATTACGAATTTGTTGCCATCTTTGACGCTGACTTCCAACCAAACCCAGACTTCTTAAAGCGCAGCGTCCCACATTTCAAGGTAAATTCAGTGGGAATCTTGTGCTACTTCCTTTTTGTTATCTCGTTTAGGATTCCAATTCCGATTTATCAATTTTGCTCTTGTTTCAGGACAATGATGAATTGGGGCTGGTGCAAGCAAGATGGTCTTTCGTGAACAAGGATGAAAACCTATTGACTCGGTTGCAGAACATAAATCTGTGCTTCCACTTTGAGGTGGAACAGCAGGTCAATGGCGTGTTCTTGAACTTCTTTGGGTTCAATGGCACCGCCGGAGTTTGGAGGATCAAGGCATTGGAAGACTCGGGCGGGTGGATGGAGCGGACGACGGTGGAGGATATGGACATTGCAGTTCGGGCGCACCTCCATGGCTGGAAGTTCATCTTCCTAAATGATGTTGAGGTATTTTATCTGACCAATTCCTTCTCCATAAGTTATGTGGTGTTTTTTATTACCATTTGAGTTGACCTGAATTGTTTGCTCTACTGTTAATAGTGTCAATGCGAATTACCCGAGTCCTATGAGGCTTACAGGAAGCAGCAACATCGGTGGCATTCCGGTCCAATGCAGCTATTCAGGCTTTGCTTACCGGACATCATCAAGTCCAAGGTATTGTTATGCTCTTTTTATTGTACCTAAACATAGCTGGACAGACAATTTAGATGTGCTAACATCGACATGGCACGTGAGAGATTGCTTCAATAATGTTAACATGTTCGGCGAAATTTCTGAAATGTTGGTGCTTTTGAAATATGCAATCCTGTGAAACCTCTCCTTTGGTACTTGCCTTTTGTGCTGGTTGCTTAGGTTACACTTTGAAAAATGCTTTCTCATCATTTGCCTTCTATACACTGCAATGTAACACTATCTGTTAGATCAGTTTGTTTTGTATTAGCATGGAGGAATTTATGTATGCTAACTCGGATTAGCTTCTTGAATTCCTTGTTGCCATTGCCGTAGAAACCATTTACCTCGCTCAAACCTTACCAATTTAGCTGTCTATTAACTCTGTTTTACTCTGCTGCAGATTTCAGTTTGGAAGAAAGCCAACttgatcttcctcttcttcctcctccggaaGCTCATCCTGCCATTCTACTCCTTCACgctcttctgcatcatcctcccgATGACAATGTTCGTGCCCGAAGCCGAGCTCCCTGACTGGGTCGTATGCTACATCCCTGCCCTGATGTCATTGCTCAACATCCTGCCATCCCCAAAGTCCTTCCCTTTCATCATCCCGTACCTGCTCTTCGAGAACACCATGTCCGTGACCAAGTTCAACGCCATGATCTCGGGCCTATTCCAGCTCGGAAGCGCCTACGAGTGGGTGGTGACCAAGAAATCCGGCCGATCATCAGAAGGTGATCTCATCGCCTTGGCGGTCCCGCCCAAGGAGCTGAGACACCACCAGAGAACCGGCTCGGCGCCGAACCTCGACGCCATGCTGAAGGATCAGTCGGATAGTCCGAAGAAAGACggcaggaagaagaagaagcacaacCGGATATATAAGAAGGAGCTCGCTCTGTCGCTACTACTCTTAACGGCGGCTGCTCGCAGCCTGCTCACGAAGCAGGGCATACACTTCTACTTCCTATTGTTCCAGGGCATCTCCTTCTTGTTAGTAGGGCTTGACCTCATAGGCGAGCAGGTTGAGTGAAAAACTGTAAACATGGACACGATAGATCTTAAAATGACGGTGATTGATACCACCATGGGAGTGATGGTACCGCGCTCGTCGAAGCTCTCGGCCGAGGTTTGAAAAGATTCATGGAGGGAACCGTGCCGCTCTCAGCCATGACCGCACGACATGATCTGTCAGCAGGGTGTACTTTGATGAGATCGAGAGAGAGGCTTCTGATCCCGGTAGAATGTGTAGATATACTAGCCTCTTGGCATGGGAATCAGATTCTCAGGCCTCTCCATTCTTTTGTATGAAAATTTTGGGTGCTCGTGTGGGGGATCTGATCTTGTCTTAGCGTGATGTAATGTATTCCGTCGTGTGCACGATTGATCGAGGAAGAAGCCAGAACGCCATTGATTGATTGGAAACCATCCGTACTCATGTGTGTGGCGGATGAAGGTGTCGTTCACGTGTCCTCGTAGATGCTTGTTTGAGGTACCGGGTTGATCTGGTCAATGTGTGTTGGTGTGTATACAGGTTGTGCTTGTCACCGGCAAAGGTGAATCTGCCCATGACGACGTCACATGATGGGGAGCTTTTTTGCGCTTTGCCAGAAAGCTTGCATCTAGATTCCGGCATCCGGTCAAGAATGGGGTTCCTTCTGTCAATAGGTTTAGTGACGCATGATGAACTTTTCAAAgcaaaaaatgtcaaatagatgGAGACTTGTGTGGCACGTTGTTACCAAGTGTTGTGGTTGTTGCATGGCCAGAAGGTGTCATCCATGGAATGTTTCCATTCTGTCTTTCTTTTCTTAAATGGAGGATGTATCCGGCCTTGACATCAAAATAATGCACATAACTTTTTATTTATTGATTTATTCACCAAAACCTTATAAGATAATACATGGATCACCCCGAAGCCACCTTGTTGACTATAAGAATCGCTACATCTACGAGTTTGATGACGGGGTACCCATGATCAGGGTCGTGTGCCCCGATCTCGTACTGACGCACGTCCTCTTGAACATGTGCATTAGTCACCGCATGTGCATGTTATAGAAGTCGTCGATGCCGCCTTCTGCAAACCCATCTTCAAGACAGAGATCTATGCATTGATCTTGTAAGGCCTTCCCTCGATGCCGCCACGACGCTAGACTTGATGAATGCTGGAAACAACAACGGTCCACGCCTCCACCATGGAGCCATCCGATAATCGCTCACGGGTATGACGTGAGAGCGCCGCCATTATCCGATCCATGTATATAGGGTTTCCCGCGAAGGGTAGCGGAAGGATCTAGGAGCTTCACTTTAATGTTGCCTTCAAGAACGCACAAGATGTGTCGAGCATGAGGCCACCTCCGGCCAGCCGCCACCGAGCGCGGCCCAATCCGCCTCCCACCACCATGGCGATGTGCGTCCGAGTACGTCGTGCCACGCCTAAGCCCAAGGGAGTCGGCCCGCACGGAAGCCTAGGGCGAGATGACGAGTAAGATCCCACCGTCGTGGCCGCTGACCAGGCTTTACCCGACGTGCACAAAGACGACGATGAAGGAGGAGCGGGGGAAAATCAGGGTTCCCTCACGGGGCCGACGTGAGAGGGGCCGCTTATTTTTCTCGGATCACACCTAATTAATGTTCACATAGTGCTAATACAAATTAAGTACTTGCCTACAGATATCATATGAGGTGCAATTTCTGAGCCATTACAAAAATACGAATGTCCACATCAAGGGCACAGATAAATGTGCTCAACAACAACACACGGAATGTTCCAAAGCTGCATGGTGTCATCTGTAAGCTACTGTTAAAAAAAAAACGTTCCTATCCCTTCCACCGGATAAATGCTGTGTTGGCGACGGGCAAATAAATAACGCCGACCGGGCTGTCGGTTGCACTGGCTGTGAGCTGTGCGTAACTGAACCAGTACCACGGAAAGAGTGATGACAGGCAGCGAGAGCGAGGTGAGCTCGACCCGTACGTGCAGCCGTGGCGTGCCCTGTCCATCTTACCTTATCTGCATTGCATTCTGCATGTGGCTGCGAGACAGCTGTGCGACGCCGATCCATCCATCTTCTTCTGCTAGCTGCTGGCCCAGTTCAGTCCGGTGTGTGCTGCGGTAAGCGCATTCCGCACGACGTTGGCGTGGCCGTGGCGGTGGAAGTGGACACATTCTTGATTCTTGTGTGCAGGATAATCGGTGTTTTTAAGTGCAGCTTCGTCTGATGTTGCTTGTAATTAGGGAGGtcgccatcctgcagtacaagcCAAGGGACCAGACAGGTTACGTATCAGCGGCTGTAGTGTTTTCTTGCGTATAGAAGCCAAGTTCGTTCGAATTTGTGATCATTACGCGTGATGATGGTGGCAAGCTTGTAGAGTAGCCATAGAGCTGATGATTAAGCTGGTGGTGTCACGAATTATTGCTCCCTTCAGTTAGTCCGTGTGCCTCGATCCAGTTTCACACTAACCATCTCCGGTTTGTCAGCCTGGGTCGGTTTTTCTCCCCACTGACGTTGGAACGGAAGGATGGAAATATCTGCAATTATTTGCGCCACCGACAGCACATGAGTGGTCACTAATTGGGAGGTAAAGAGAGGACCGAGACCGAGGGAACAACGGTTGGTCCGTTTTGACAAaactagcaaaaaaaaaaaaaatacaaagcaACATGCCTCCCAAATGATTTTACAAAGTAATCAATTTTGTTTCGTTCAGTACCCGACAAAACCATCCTCAGTAGCACGGCTCTGTCAAAGGTGAAGCCAAGCTGAGAAGCACAATGCCGTTCTCGGGGTAGCCAAACTCAGTAGCACATTGCCGTTCTAGGTGGAGCCAAGATTCTTAGCCGTTTTCTGACAACGATAATTGAAAGTGGTTCATGCACCTAGTAaggaccaaggttatcgaacccaaCAGAGAGCTTTGCACCATCCCAAACCGTAACCAAGGGATGTATACTCAGCGCAATTGGCAAGGAAATTCTAGGGTATGCTCATATCCACCATCGATGGTGCACGATGCATTTCGTGTCTAACTTCTATAGAGCATATGGAACTAGGGGCGGACATACAATCTACAAGATTGTTCAATAATACACAATCCACTTGGAACGCCATTGTTTCGCAACTCCCTTTAAGAGAAGAGAGGATTTCAGATTTCAATTTCGTTTGCCTAGCTAAGTCTAAGACTCGTTTGGAAATAAGAGTGTAATAGATGAAAAATTACATGTGGCTAGGAATTGACATTACCTGCAACCATTTAAATATTTTTATGGTCTTGTTTAACGTTGCAGGATTTGTGAAGGCAAAAACTCTATATATCACCCCGACTTGGTAAGATCTCTTAAGTGCGTCAACCCATCGCTATCCTTCTTTATTTTCTGGTGTTCCTTGAGAGAAAGTAACATTTCAGCTTGGAGGAGTTGATAGTACCTAAAAAATGATGTGTTTTCCGAGGTGTTTTTATATGTTTTTTATTTGGATTCGTTGGTTCTCGCTTTCTAACTAACAAGCAAAGTGCAAAAATACAACGAACCTTGTATTTCCTTGTGCTTTTAAGTTAATTTCAGAAACGGTCGACTAAGGAAGAAAATCAAGTCATAAATGAAAGTTTGGAGAAAATCAGGCAAGTCCTTAATTGAGAAGATTGTCATCCTAGGCAGCAGACGTTTTAATGATCACCGGTACGCTCATGATGACCGTACCACACGGAGCCGCCTCCGCCTCTTCAAAAGGACAACTTCTGTGAAGGCAACATGCCCAAAAAAACATTCACAACCAACACAGTGCGCCCACGAATAGCGAAGAAGGGATTCGGAGAAGAACTCATTCTTTTCGCTGCGATCCTCCTTCTCAAGATCCTTCACTCCACCATCATCAACACAACATCACACACTGAGAGACAAAGATTCATCTTTGTAAGAACTAGGGTTGTAAACTCTATTCGCATTCGAGATTCTTGagattggatttggtttgatcttATTTGCGGCTTTCTATGGTAATATCTGAGATGAACTCTATTTATAAGTGTTTGTGCAATTCTCCTCTCACGTGGGAGTAAATCCCCCTTGAGGGGATTGGTGAGATGCAATGTGCCTGTTATTATGTTTATCCATTTATGAAAGCTATTGTTATTATTACTTATGAGATTGATTATTGATGGTTAATGCTTGTTGTCTAACTAAGCGCCCGGATAACATGATCCAGAGATCTACATAGATAAACACTTGTTGTCTAGCAACTCCGCGACCTCCTAGTGACAGTGGAGATATCAACGAGAAGTGAACACAACTCGAGAAGAACGAGGAACCATTAACCTTAATGTGTTGGTTTGATGTTACGACCTTAATAATTATGCTAGCTATTGCTTATGGCAACATGTAATTGGGCAATAATGTCTGTTGATCTAGATATGGAGGAGATAGATGCCCTAAGGGTTGCTCGCCTACTTGTATCTTAATATAAAAAATTTAATTTCACATTCACGTTGTATTCATATATCAATTCAGATGACACACTCACTATCACCATAATCTCTTTGTGCCCAATCTCGCATCTGCAGGAAACTCCAAACACAATCGGTTATTTCATTTTTGCTATTATTTCCTCTTTACTTACTCTCAATTACTTTTCAGCCATTACTTCCAACTCACCACCTCCACCTTCACACTTGTAGTAAACGCCAACAATAATACTTGCCTTCTTGCTCTCATTGGGTTTGATATAAAACTAGGAAAATATTTCCACAAATTCATGCTCCCACAATCATGTGTTCTTGCAGGCCATCATATTCATACTTTAGGCGGGACGATGGTCGGAAGGACtagggaggaagaaggagcgaCAGTGATGAACACCACGATCACAGTGGAAGATGCAGCCATAGGGATGGCACCTACAAAGGAAGCGGAAGCAAGTATGAGTATCGTGGGGGGTCCCAAGACGGAGACAACATAAA
It includes:
- the LOC127292639 gene encoding probable xyloglucan glycosyltransferase 9 is translated as MAPWTGLWGGRAGGDAYRGTPVVVKMENPNWSISEISPEDDDEDFLVGAGATGARRKGGRGKNAKQITWVLLLKAHRAAGCLASLASAAVALGAAARRRVADGRTDADAGVESPVLRSRFYAFIRAFLVLSMLLLAVELAAHVNGWNLAASALALPIIGVESLYGSWLRLRAAYLAPLLQFLTDACVVLFLIQSADRLIQCLGCFYINLKRIKPKLKSSPLPDAEDPDAGYYPMVLVQIPMCNEKEVYQQSIAAVCNLDWPRSNFLVQVLDDSDDPTTQSLIRDEVAKWQQNGARILYRHRVLRDGYKAGNLKSAMGCSYVKDYEFVAIFDADFQPNPDFLKRSVPHFKDNDELGLVQARWSFVNKDENLLTRLQNINLCFHFEVEQQVNGVFLNFFGFNGTAGVWRIKALEDSGGWMERTTVEDMDIAVRAHLHGWKFIFLNDVECQCELPESYEAYRKQQHRWHSGPMQLFRLCLPDIIKSKISVWKKANLIFLFFLLRKLILPFYSFTLFCIILPMTMFVPEAELPDWVVCYIPALMSLLNILPSPKSFPFIIPYLLFENTMSVTKFNAMISGLFQLGSAYEWVVTKKSGRSSEGDLIALAVPPKELRHHQRTGSAPNLDAMLKDQSDSPKKDGRKKKKHNRIYKKELALSLLLLTAAARSLLTKQGIHFYFLLFQGISFLLVGLDLIGEQVE